The following coding sequences are from one Leptospira mayottensis 200901116 window:
- a CDS encoding ankyrin repeat domain-containing protein, giving the protein METLKKKLDEGYNPSAFEEEGYNNALSLSAYMKQSEMIEYLLKKGASVNDRVKGGPTALHNAVW; this is encoded by the coding sequence TTGGAGACCCTAAAAAAAAAATTAGACGAAGGTTACAATCCATCCGCTTTTGAAGAAGAGGGATACAACAATGCACTTTCTTTGTCCGCTTATATGAAACAGTCGGAAATGATCGAGTATCTTTTGAAAAAAGGAGCATCTGTCAACGATAGAGTCAAAGGCGGGCCTACTGCGCTTCACAATGCAGTTTGGTAA
- the creD gene encoding cell envelope integrity protein CreD, with amino-acid sequence MRGLIIGENNMFKIQSSVSLRILILGIMLGLLLIPIGLVGSLVFERQERAGEALGEMSSKWGGKQEMAGPFLVIPYQALEEEIRADKHGKEISVQVNVFKEMYFLPEKLSLETDLKAEKRKRGIYEAVLYHGNVKFQGNFKQPSFSDFPMNTKKIFWAESKMIVVVNDAKGIGNDVKLFLAEKEKTFQPGSSSEHFTSGLHSKMNLLDFKFPLTFQIQIPTQGSDSMGLIPLGKETKIQISSNWKDPSFEGSLLPKERSISENGFQATWESSYFSRNYPQVISSEERSTLGTILSSGLGVRLIVPVDHYLKLERSIKYAILLIAASFALFFLLEIFGGKILHPFQYLMIGFVMVVFYILNLSLSEHLGFIISYAIASLAVSGLIFYYATSILQSKKRGFIAGGFYFGLYSFLYVILSSEDYALLIGSIAVFVFLALLMHFTRKINWYSFGLQGSEETK; translated from the coding sequence ATGCGCGGATTGATCATTGGAGAAAATAATATGTTTAAAATTCAATCGTCTGTGAGTCTTAGGATTTTAATTTTAGGAATAATGCTTGGTTTACTGTTAATTCCGATCGGCTTGGTCGGTTCGTTGGTTTTTGAAAGACAGGAAAGAGCCGGAGAAGCGTTAGGAGAAATGAGTTCCAAATGGGGTGGTAAGCAGGAGATGGCCGGCCCTTTTTTAGTAATTCCTTATCAGGCGCTCGAAGAAGAAATAAGAGCAGATAAGCATGGAAAGGAAATCAGTGTTCAAGTAAACGTATTCAAAGAAATGTATTTTCTTCCGGAAAAACTCAGTTTAGAAACGGATTTAAAAGCAGAAAAGAGAAAGAGAGGTATTTATGAAGCGGTTTTATATCATGGAAATGTAAAGTTCCAAGGAAATTTTAAACAACCGTCCTTTTCTGATTTTCCAATGAATACAAAAAAAATTTTCTGGGCGGAATCAAAAATGATCGTTGTTGTCAATGACGCAAAGGGAATTGGAAATGATGTTAAATTGTTTTTAGCTGAAAAAGAAAAAACGTTTCAACCGGGTTCTTCTTCCGAACATTTTACATCTGGGTTACATTCCAAAATGAATCTTTTGGATTTTAAGTTTCCGCTTACGTTTCAAATTCAAATTCCAACTCAAGGTTCTGATTCTATGGGTTTAATTCCACTGGGTAAAGAAACTAAGATCCAAATTTCTTCGAATTGGAAAGATCCGTCTTTTGAGGGAAGTCTTTTACCAAAGGAAAGAAGCATCTCTGAAAATGGATTTCAAGCAACTTGGGAATCTTCTTATTTTTCTAGAAATTATCCACAAGTAATTTCTTCCGAGGAACGCTCAACTTTGGGTACTATTTTATCTTCTGGACTTGGAGTTCGTTTGATCGTTCCTGTGGATCATTATTTAAAATTAGAAAGATCTATCAAATACGCGATTTTATTGATCGCAGCTAGTTTTGCTCTTTTCTTTTTATTAGAAATTTTTGGAGGAAAAATTCTTCATCCATTTCAATATCTAATGATTGGATTTGTTATGGTGGTATTTTACATTTTAAACTTATCTTTGTCAGAACATTTAGGTTTTATAATATCTTACGCGATTGCATCTCTTGCGGTTTCGGGTCTCATATTTTATTATGCGACTTCCATTTTACAAAGTAAAAAGAGAGGATTCATTGCTGGAGGATTTTATTTCGGTCTATATTCTTTCTTGTATGTGATTTTATCTTCCGAAGACTACGCCTTACTTATCGGTTCCATTGCGGTGTTTGTATTTTTAGCGCTTTTAATGCATTTCACCCGAAAGATCAACTGGTATTCTTTTGGGCTTCAAGGATCGGAAGAAACAAAGTAA
- the creC gene encoding two-component system sensor histidine kinase CreC has protein sequence MDTNCDWFFFAFFAGYYYFVDKIEDSIRPRYMETVEESLNDTAYLLASLLESELFQRNVSLEKTSERVFSPILRISKEKKLNSKIFEITKKKVDLQLYVVDERGIVIYDSEGIRKGLDYSKKNDVYLTLQGKYGARSSPLMVSESDKGLFIAAPIRRNEKIIGAVTVIKPKKSIVPFIESTRKKFWNLSLYVALSIIVLFISILYFLFSPIRKLSEYVSALRFQKRVPFPKISVPEIRGLGEEMDRLFRELAGKEYVENYVQSMTHEIKSPLSSLLASCELIVENPDRLESLISNIQLEGKRIQAILEKLLELSSLENQSQLEKTSNLNLQDVVQETIVSSISEAVRKKIKLKELTETVWVEGNSFFLGMALRNLVQNALDFSNSGSEITVRCGKKNGFPFLEVEDSGSGIPSYALERIFEKFYSLPRPDTGRKSSGLGLAFVREIAKLHDADLQVKNGTSMGVVARICFKKKFQQ, from the coding sequence TTGGATACGAATTGTGATTGGTTTTTTTTTGCCTTTTTTGCGGGTTATTATTACTTCGTAGATAAAATTGAAGATTCGATTCGACCGCGTTATATGGAAACCGTGGAGGAATCTTTAAACGATACGGCGTACCTTTTAGCCTCTTTATTGGAAAGTGAACTATTTCAAAGGAACGTTTCCTTGGAAAAAACAAGCGAGCGCGTGTTTTCACCTATATTAAGAATCTCTAAAGAAAAAAAATTAAATTCTAAAATTTTCGAAATCACCAAGAAGAAAGTAGATTTGCAGTTGTATGTGGTTGATGAGCGTGGAATCGTGATCTACGATTCGGAAGGAATTAGAAAAGGACTCGATTATTCCAAAAAGAACGACGTGTATCTCACCTTACAAGGGAAATACGGAGCGAGGTCCAGCCCTTTGATGGTTTCCGAATCCGATAAAGGATTGTTTATCGCAGCCCCGATCCGACGAAACGAAAAAATCATCGGTGCGGTTACGGTAATCAAACCCAAAAAAAGTATAGTTCCTTTTATCGAATCGACCCGAAAGAAATTTTGGAATCTGAGTCTGTATGTGGCTCTTTCCATAATTGTTTTGTTTATTAGCATTTTATATTTCTTGTTTTCGCCGATTCGAAAATTATCCGAGTATGTTTCGGCTTTAAGATTTCAAAAACGGGTTCCTTTTCCGAAAATCAGTGTGCCTGAGATACGAGGATTGGGAGAAGAAATGGATCGATTGTTTCGGGAACTTGCGGGAAAAGAATACGTGGAAAATTATGTGCAATCCATGACTCACGAGATCAAGAGTCCTTTATCTTCTTTACTTGCCTCTTGCGAATTGATTGTCGAAAATCCGGATCGTTTAGAATCTTTAATTTCTAATATTCAATTAGAAGGAAAAAGAATCCAAGCGATTTTAGAAAAACTTTTAGAGCTTAGTTCTTTAGAAAATCAATCTCAGTTGGAAAAAACTTCGAATCTCAATTTACAAGACGTGGTTCAAGAGACGATTGTTTCTTCTATTTCGGAAGCCGTCCGAAAAAAAATAAAACTGAAAGAGTTAACCGAAACTGTATGGGTGGAAGGAAATTCTTTCTTTTTAGGAATGGCTCTTCGGAATTTAGTTCAGAACGCATTGGATTTTTCAAACTCGGGATCTGAAATTACGGTTCGTTGCGGTAAAAAAAACGGATTTCCCTTTTTAGAAGTGGAAGACTCCGGTTCTGGAATTCCATCGTATGCTTTGGAAAGAATTTTTGAGAAATTCTATTCTTTGCCTCGTCCTGACACTGGACGTAAAAGTTCCGGATTGGGTTTGGCATTTGTAAGAGAGATTGCAAAATTACACGATGCGGATTTGCAAGTGAAAAACGGAACTTCAATGGGTGTGGTAGCTCGGATTTGTTTCAAAAAAAAATTTCAACAATAG
- a CDS encoding response regulator, with amino-acid sequence MRTILLTEDEPGIRDTIRVVLESEGFKMIYAMTGNECLSLLKESPDLLVLDVGLPDGNGFEILKELRKKNSIPVILLTARESELDRVLGLELGADDYMVKPFSPRELVARIKAVLRRYDGNSEKKQTEFLADEDRKVIYYYGKSLTLTPYEYKTLLLFLKRPGKIFTREEIMDNVWMEPEESFDRAVDTVIKNIRSRLKEIRPDTDPIETRRAQGYGLKETL; translated from the coding sequence ATGCGTACGATTTTACTCACAGAAGACGAACCGGGAATTCGAGATACGATTCGAGTCGTTTTAGAATCAGAAGGTTTTAAAATGATCTATGCGATGACCGGTAACGAATGTCTTTCTCTTTTAAAAGAATCTCCCGATCTGTTGGTATTGGATGTAGGACTTCCGGATGGAAACGGTTTTGAAATTTTGAAAGAGCTTAGAAAGAAAAACTCTATCCCGGTCATTTTACTGACCGCCAGGGAATCGGAACTTGACCGGGTTCTCGGTCTGGAATTAGGCGCGGACGATTATATGGTAAAACCGTTTAGTCCTAGGGAGTTGGTAGCTAGAATCAAAGCCGTTCTGAGGAGATATGACGGAAACTCCGAAAAAAAACAAACTGAGTTTTTAGCGGACGAGGATCGTAAGGTTATTTATTATTACGGTAAATCTTTAACTTTAACTCCTTACGAATACAAAACACTTCTTTTATTTTTAAAACGACCCGGAAAAATTTTCACTCGGGAGGAAATTATGGACAATGTTTGGATGGAACCGGAAGAAAGTTTTGATCGAGCCGTGGACACTGTAATCAAAAATATTCGATCCAGGTTAAAGGAAATTCGACCGGATACGGATCCGATAGAAACTAGACGAGCCCAAGGTTACGGATTGAAGGAAACATTATGA
- the pdhA gene encoding pyruvate dehydrogenase (acetyl-transferring) E1 component subunit alpha, which produces MNNHPKTKKETLDLFELYKQMLLIRRFEEGAAKSYSIGKIGGFCHLYIGQEAVGVGSIAALKEQDYIVSTYRDHGHALARGLDPKALMAELFGKRTGISKGYGGSMHFFDKNKRFMGGHGIVGGHISLAAGIAYASKFKNEDSVTICFFGEGAANIGSFHEGMNLAAIWKLPLVMICENNHYAMGTPEYRALSVKDVSVRAGAYDIARDHIEGDEVRKVRDHVSVAVERARRGEGPTLMEISTYRFRGHSMSDPAKYRTKEELDRYKKSDPLLKAKDDLLHSEWKEEELEKLDIDIQTQVEESIRFADQSEEPPLGWLYKNVYAEDL; this is translated from the coding sequence ATGAACAATCATCCCAAAACCAAAAAAGAAACCCTGGACCTGTTCGAACTCTACAAACAGATGCTTCTCATCCGAAGATTTGAGGAAGGCGCCGCTAAATCTTACAGTATCGGCAAAATCGGTGGATTCTGCCATCTATACATTGGACAAGAAGCAGTGGGAGTCGGATCGATCGCAGCCCTCAAAGAACAAGACTACATCGTCTCCACCTATAGGGATCACGGTCACGCGCTTGCAAGAGGCTTGGATCCGAAGGCTTTGATGGCCGAACTCTTCGGAAAAAGGACGGGGATCTCCAAAGGTTACGGAGGTTCAATGCATTTCTTTGATAAGAACAAACGTTTTATGGGTGGACACGGAATCGTGGGAGGTCATATCTCCCTGGCGGCGGGAATCGCTTACGCATCCAAGTTCAAAAACGAAGACTCGGTCACAATCTGTTTTTTCGGAGAAGGTGCCGCAAACATCGGTTCCTTTCACGAAGGAATGAATCTCGCCGCAATCTGGAAACTTCCTCTCGTAATGATCTGCGAAAACAACCACTACGCAATGGGAACACCGGAATATAGAGCACTTTCGGTGAAGGACGTTTCGGTTCGTGCAGGAGCTTACGATATCGCAAGAGATCACATTGAGGGAGACGAAGTTCGTAAGGTTCGAGATCACGTTAGCGTTGCCGTAGAGCGTGCACGCAGAGGAGAGGGCCCCACTCTCATGGAAATTTCCACGTACCGTTTTCGAGGTCACTCCATGTCCGATCCCGCAAAATATAGAACCAAAGAAGAATTGGATCGTTACAAAAAAAGCGATCCTCTTTTAAAAGCAAAGGACGATCTTCTTCATTCCGAATGGAAAGAAGAAGAATTAGAAAAACTAGATATAGATATACAAACTCAAGTGGAAGAATCAATCCGGTTCGCAGACCAAAGCGAAGAACCTCCACTAGGTTGGCTATATAAGAATGTTTATGCGGAGGATCTGTAA
- a CDS encoding pyruvate dehydrogenase complex E1 component subunit beta, with amino-acid sequence MAILTYREALNRAMCEEMDKDPNIFLMGEEVGHYDGAYKVSQGMLTKYGEKRVIDTPISENGFAGVGIGAAMVGLRPIIEFMTWNFSLVAIDQIINSAAKMNYMSAGQFPIPIVFRGAGGAGGRLAAQHSQSFESWYAHIPGLKVIAPYTPSDACGLLKTAIRDNNPTIFIESEVLYGTRGEVPDQEYSIPFGKADLKREGSDITIVSWSRGLMYVLPAAEKLSKEGISVEVLDLRSIRPLDEEAIYTSIRKTNRALIVEEGWEVAGFGSQIAYLIQKNSFDDLDAPVERITQEDVPMPYAANLEKASLPSEEKIIAKVRGMLE; translated from the coding sequence ATGGCGATTCTCACGTATAGAGAAGCTCTCAATAGAGCGATGTGCGAAGAAATGGATAAGGACCCGAACATCTTTCTCATGGGAGAAGAAGTCGGCCACTACGACGGAGCCTATAAGGTTTCGCAAGGAATGCTCACCAAATACGGAGAAAAAAGAGTCATCGATACTCCTATCTCCGAAAACGGTTTCGCAGGCGTGGGAATCGGAGCGGCGATGGTGGGCTTACGACCGATCATCGAATTTATGACTTGGAATTTTTCTCTCGTCGCGATCGATCAGATCATCAACTCTGCCGCCAAGATGAACTATATGAGCGCGGGTCAATTTCCGATTCCTATTGTTTTTAGAGGTGCGGGTGGCGCCGGAGGAAGACTCGCAGCCCAACATTCTCAATCGTTTGAAAGTTGGTATGCACACATCCCCGGTTTGAAAGTGATCGCTCCTTATACTCCTTCGGATGCTTGCGGTCTTTTAAAAACGGCAATCCGAGATAATAATCCTACGATCTTTATCGAAAGCGAAGTGTTATACGGAACCAGAGGAGAAGTTCCCGATCAGGAATATTCGATCCCTTTCGGAAAAGCAGATCTCAAACGAGAGGGTTCCGATATAACGATTGTTAGCTGGTCGAGAGGCTTAATGTATGTCCTACCTGCTGCGGAGAAACTCTCGAAAGAAGGAATTTCGGTGGAAGTTTTGGATCTTCGTTCCATCCGACCTTTGGATGAAGAAGCGATTTACACTTCGATCCGAAAAACGAACCGAGCTTTGATCGTGGAAGAAGGTTGGGAGGTGGCGGGCTTCGGTTCTCAAATCGCTTATCTCATTCAGAAAAATTCTTTCGATGATCTGGACGCTCCAGTGGAAAGAATCACTCAGGAAGATGTTCCCATGCCCTATGCTGCAAACCTGGAAAAAGCCTCTCTTCCGAGTGAAGAAAAAATCATTGCGAAGGTTCGGGGGATGCTCGAATAA
- a CDS encoding dihydrolipoamide acetyltransferase family protein — MAKIAEMTQLSPTMSEGKIVRWLKQKGDSVSPGEIIAEVETDKAVMEMEAFETGVLLEILAPEGSLLPVGAPVAIIGKSGEDISTLVETAKKSIPAKKESSAAPSQATTFTPSASSATGSTSPAQSEASVSSSPTSGAGKNVGNDGLSTTKEKSSGLKTSSAFGSEESEHSPLRSVRDGRPIKASPLAKNLALQKGINLGEVIGSGPGGRIIKRDILSYQSGGGDRNSFVKRQDRKLELTGMRKTIASRLSHSTSTIPHFYLTMELDAEPIDDLRNSINRDLGLSGQGKVSINDLILKACSYALLQVPEVNSSWREDHILEYGRVDIGVAVSIEGGLITPYIRNAEEKTVLEISREIKELASRARDRKLKPGEYTDGTFTVSNLGMFGISSFTAVINEPEAAILAVGALVEKPVFKAGSVVPGKILNVTLSCDHRVIDGATGARFLSLFRDLMEHPLRLLTG; from the coding sequence ATGGCTAAAATTGCAGAGATGACTCAACTCAGTCCTACTATGTCGGAAGGCAAGATCGTCCGCTGGCTCAAACAAAAAGGAGATTCAGTTTCTCCAGGAGAAATCATCGCCGAAGTGGAAACAGACAAAGCCGTCATGGAAATGGAAGCTTTTGAAACTGGAGTCTTATTGGAAATTCTCGCACCCGAAGGATCCCTACTTCCCGTCGGCGCCCCCGTCGCAATCATCGGTAAATCGGGAGAAGACATTTCAACATTAGTCGAAACCGCAAAGAAATCCATTCCAGCTAAAAAAGAAAGTTCGGCCGCACCAAGCCAAGCTACTACCTTTACACCGAGCGCGTCATCCGCAACAGGGTCAACTTCTCCCGCGCAAAGTGAAGCTTCTGTCTCGTCCTCCCCAACGTCGGGCGCAGGGAAGAATGTCGGAAACGACGGTTTATCCACAACCAAAGAAAAATCTTCCGGATTAAAAACATCCTCTGCATTCGGCTCGGAAGAATCGGAACATTCTCCACTTCGATCGGTGCGCGACGGTCGTCCGATCAAAGCCTCTCCTTTAGCAAAAAATCTCGCCCTTCAAAAAGGAATCAATCTTGGTGAAGTGATTGGCTCCGGTCCCGGAGGGAGGATCATCAAACGAGACATTCTCTCTTATCAGTCGGGTGGCGGTGACAGAAATTCTTTTGTTAAGCGACAAGACCGTAAGTTGGAACTTACAGGAATGAGAAAAACAATCGCTTCTCGTCTTTCACATTCCACTTCGACCATCCCTCATTTTTATCTTACGATGGAATTGGACGCGGAGCCGATCGACGATCTCAGAAACTCTATCAATAGAGACCTTGGACTCAGCGGCCAGGGAAAAGTCAGCATAAACGATCTCATTCTCAAAGCGTGTTCTTATGCTTTGTTGCAAGTTCCAGAAGTTAATTCTTCCTGGAGAGAAGATCATATCCTTGAGTATGGAAGAGTCGATATCGGAGTCGCAGTTTCGATTGAAGGAGGCCTCATCACTCCTTATATTCGAAACGCGGAAGAGAAAACCGTTCTCGAAATCAGTCGAGAGATAAAAGAACTTGCTTCCCGGGCAAGAGACAGAAAACTCAAACCGGGGGAATACACGGACGGCACCTTTACCGTCTCCAATCTCGGAATGTTTGGAATCTCTTCGTTTACCGCAGTCATCAACGAACCCGAAGCGGCAATTCTCGCAGTAGGCGCTCTCGTTGAAAAACCGGTGTTCAAGGCTGGAAGCGTCGTTCCAGGAAAAATCTTGAACGTTACACTTTCTTGTGATCACAGAGTCATAGATGGAGCGACAGGAGCTAGATTTCTTTCCTTATTCCGAGATCTTATGGAACATCCCCTTCGCCTACTTACAGGTTAA
- the fliG gene encoding flagellar motor switch protein FliG, producing MEKESARKEKTRKSALLLLSLNKEDAAKVLSKLDDSMIEEIILEMAQIKTVSKKEKEEVLLEFKNSVLPGDGEIKGGMDAAREILQQSLGKEKAENILGKLSRKDIEDDFSFLSEAEPGTLASLLQHESPQTVAVTLAFMSPKKAADILKFFPSELQASVAYRLANTTKTHPDAIKEIARVLKKKYEQRDRSEYSEAGGAEALANILNHMDKSQEENILKELEANSPELAKQVKEKLYTFEDILALDQKEMRILINRIGDDDCLSMALRGAGDELRNHFLNAMSRNRAAEILDMMEIRGKLTLREINDARNVILNFVRELEEEGTIFVKKDGEEYI from the coding sequence GTGGAAAAAGAATCGGCTCGAAAAGAAAAAACCAGAAAATCGGCCCTGCTCCTCCTCTCTTTAAATAAAGAAGACGCCGCCAAAGTTCTATCGAAACTCGACGATTCTATGATCGAAGAGATTATCCTGGAAATGGCACAGATTAAAACGGTTTCCAAAAAGGAAAAAGAAGAAGTTCTCTTAGAATTTAAGAATTCAGTCCTTCCAGGTGACGGAGAAATCAAAGGTGGTATGGATGCCGCTCGGGAAATTCTGCAACAATCCCTAGGAAAAGAAAAAGCGGAAAATATTCTCGGTAAACTTTCCCGAAAAGATATAGAAGACGATTTTTCATTCTTAAGCGAGGCCGAACCGGGAACTCTTGCAAGTCTGCTTCAACACGAATCCCCCCAAACGGTCGCAGTTACTCTCGCGTTCATGAGCCCCAAAAAAGCCGCTGACATTCTAAAATTTTTCCCGAGCGAACTTCAAGCAAGTGTCGCCTATCGTCTTGCAAATACGACTAAAACCCATCCCGATGCGATCAAAGAAATCGCGAGAGTTCTCAAGAAAAAATACGAACAAAGAGATCGTTCCGAATACAGCGAGGCGGGAGGAGCGGAAGCACTTGCAAACATTCTCAATCATATGGACAAATCCCAAGAAGAGAATATTCTCAAAGAGTTAGAAGCGAATTCTCCGGAACTCGCTAAACAAGTCAAAGAAAAGTTATACACTTTTGAAGACATCCTCGCTTTGGACCAGAAGGAAATGAGAATTTTAATCAACCGCATAGGTGACGACGATTGTCTCAGCATGGCTCTGCGCGGAGCTGGAGACGAACTCAGAAATCATTTCTTGAATGCCATGTCCCGAAACCGGGCCGCGGAAATTTTGGACATGATGGAAATCAGAGGCAAACTCACCTTACGAGAAATCAACGATGCAAGAAACGTCATCTTAAACTTCGTCCGAGAATTGGAAGAAGAAGGAACCATCTTTGTTAAAAAGGACGGAGAAGAATATATTTAG
- a CDS encoding LIC_10421 family protein: MKKIIILILFLFGFSSGIFAISEIEELLIKEATNPELKKIAKEYLIKKAKDHKDLAERYKNLSNLSKGGKAISSIEEHKKYKKLAEHCEKEASIYEHEANNL, from the coding sequence ATGAAAAAGATTATAATTTTAATACTTTTCCTATTTGGATTTTCCAGTGGAATTTTTGCAATTTCGGAAATAGAAGAGTTGTTAATCAAAGAGGCAACGAATCCGGAATTAAAAAAGATCGCAAAGGAGTATCTGATTAAGAAAGCGAAGGACCATAAGGATCTTGCGGAAAGGTATAAAAACCTATCCAATTTGAGTAAAGGTGGAAAAGCGATTTCTTCTATTGAAGAACACAAAAAATATAAAAAATTAGCGGAGCATTGTGAAAAAGAAGCGAGTATTTACGAGCATGAAGCTAATAATCTTTAG
- a CDS encoding CDP-alcohol phosphatidyltransferase family protein — MIVQEKKPQELLEDRIFTISNLLSISRVFLLPFFITFTKTYMASSEKTEFLFYAILICLLAVLTDYLDGFLARLLHQESVLGRYLDPICDKIVTIGGLSVIVHYFRFPLWILIAYIIREILGIWLGSFLYLKRGIQGKPNWWGKFGVGLVAITVFWYMCIPLIKFRIPGESILKHPEISGYILVMILCAGIFAYSKRYWNIVFHPEKIQIDPADKKTRKKYELV; from the coding sequence ATGATCGTTCAGGAAAAAAAACCTCAAGAACTTTTAGAAGACAGGATCTTCACCATTTCCAATTTGCTTTCGATCAGTAGAGTTTTTCTTTTACCCTTTTTCATCACTTTCACAAAAACTTATATGGCTTCGTCGGAAAAAACTGAATTCCTTTTCTACGCCATACTTATATGCCTTTTAGCAGTACTTACCGATTATCTCGATGGATTTCTTGCAAGGCTCCTCCATCAAGAATCCGTTCTCGGGAGATACTTAGATCCTATCTGCGATAAGATTGTGACAATCGGAGGACTTTCAGTCATCGTTCATTATTTTCGGTTTCCGCTTTGGATTCTAATCGCTTACATCATCCGTGAAATTTTAGGAATCTGGTTGGGAAGCTTTCTTTACCTCAAACGGGGAATTCAAGGAAAACCAAATTGGTGGGGAAAGTTCGGAGTTGGGCTCGTAGCGATTACAGTTTTCTGGTATATGTGTATCCCTCTCATCAAATTTCGAATTCCAGGAGAAAGTATTTTGAAACACCCCGAAATCTCCGGTTACATCCTCGTTATGATTCTTTGTGCGGGAATCTTCGCTTATTCCAAACGCTACTGGAATATCGTATTTCATCCGGAAAAAATTCAAATCGATCCCGCAG